Proteins encoded within one genomic window of Besnoitia besnoiti strain Bb-Ger1 chromosome II, whole genome shotgun sequence:
- a CDS encoding hypothetical protein (encoded by transcript BESB_036560) produces the protein MRGHSPSRRHPPSSFPASSLSPCCSPPSSLRSRSRALASFSARRPARESDRSLHRETRRRSSVEENSRRGNPRSSVESSHSSSPCSSPLKTSRSSLLSFSTSRRLANLTPTSSSSSSPSRDQSRRSPTDTRHKKSPPRRHSRRFYSSSSSSVSRSSSPAPAPPSPTHSRLSAHRGREERSRRQRPLLSPSSPAPRIPENVSATQVPQEGSRRPFQARLRAADLLCSPPPSPSSVTSFRTRRVSSVETGGKEKPEDTCSNSSTVTGPPAFSSHPPSSASQLSSASWRFFSSPSLRQLYERSHETTKRYTSRAEDAAKEPQDFRLPSSRLLQPPLVSSHTSLSRAERADSAAAPPASRRAGTASSLSSSAAFSALASNRHEEQHAMTGTASDEALDVRVKNLQEKAAQLKFAYHTRSKLQQQELNSLHDAVAALRLRRDLPVAGFLANSHMAERLVKDELQATQHARLTFAEQCANDMDCMLQGVRDLHRNTFEKASSHRGPEPALDEIDEALQGCREVLRALAESRKSVEASLRRHVSEAFERVKETMTQEHRICQDAQASMTKMLEDLRQQARNDIRASRENREQVEEQILQLLEDACVKVENAVLTNGNLPTSAPLA, from the exons ATGCGTGGTCACTCGCCCTCACGTCGCCACCccccttcttcttttcctgcCTCATCTCTTTCGCCTTGCTGCTCGCCTCCATCTTCTCTTCGTTCTCGCTCGCGTGCACTCGCGTCGTTCTCCGCTCGGCGACCTGCGCGAGAGTCAGACCGCTCCCTCCaccgcgagacgcgccgacgAAGTTCGGTCGAGGAGAACTCACGCAGAGGAAATCCAAGGAGTTCTGTCGAATCTTCGCACTCGTCGTCTCCGTGCTCGTCACCCTTGAAGAcgtctcgctcgtctcttctctccttttctACCTCTCGTCGTCTGGCGAATCTCACGCCCAcatcctcttcgtcctcgtctccctcgagaGATCAGTCGCGCCGTAGCCCGACCGACACGAGACATAAGAAGAGTCCGCCTCGGAGGCACTCGCGGCGGTTTtactcttcctcgtcttcctctgtgtcgcgttcttcctcgcctgcgccggcgccgccgtctcctaCGCACAGCCGTCTTTCGGCTcacagaggcagagaagaaagaagtcGACGGCAGCGGCCTTTACTGAGCCCGAgctcgccagcgcccagAATCCCTGAAAATGTCTCTGCGACCCAGGTGCCACAGGAAGGTTCTCGTCGCCCATTTCAGGCGAGACTGAGAGCCGCAGACCTTCTttgttcgcctccgccctctccgtcTTCGGTTACTTCTTTTCGCACGCGACGGGTTTCCTCTGTAGAAACAGGAGGCAAGGAGAAGCCTGAAGACACCTGCTCCAACTCGTCCACGGTTACAGGGCCTCCTGCCTTTTCGTCGCAcccgccttcgtctgcttctcaattgtcctccgcctcctggcgcttcttctcgtctcccTCACTCCGCCAGCTGTACGAGCGATCCCACGAGACGACAAAACGCTACACCtctcgcgcagaagacgcagctAAG gaGCCCCAGGACTTCCGGCTGCCTTCGTCGCGAttgctgcagccgccactCGTCTCTTCTCACACGTCCTTgtctcgcgcggagagggcggacagcgccgctgccccccccgCTTCTCGGCGAGCCGGCACCGCATCTTCgttgtcttcctccgctgcttTTTCGGCGCTGGCCTCAAACAGGCACGAGGAACAGCACGCCATGACGGGCACCgcaagcgacgaggcgcttgACGTTCGCGTCAAGAACCTGCAAGAAAAAGCTGCGCAGCTGAAATTTGCCTACCATACCCGCTCCAAG ctgcagcagcaggagctgAACTCGCTGCACGACGCAGTCGCAgccctgcgtctgcgccgagaCTTGCCAGTCGCGGGTTTCCTGGCGAACTCGCACATGGCTGAGCGGCTGGTAAAGgacgagctgcaggcgacccAGCAC GCGCGGCTGACCTTCGCAGAGCAGTGCGCCAACGACATGGACTGCATGCTCCAGGGCGTGCGAGATCTCCACAGAAACACCTTCG AGAAAGCGAGCTCGCATCGAGGACCCGAGCCCGCATTGGATGAGATTGATGAAGCCCTTCAAGGCTGTCGCGAGGTTCTGCGCGCCTTAGCCGAGTCTAG GAAGTCCGTagaggcgtcgctgcggaggcaCGTCTCAGAAG ccttCGAACGCGTGAAGGAGACCATGACTCAGGAGCATCGCATTTGTCaagacgcgcaggcctccaTGACCAA AATGCTGGAGGATCTCCGCCAGCAAGCGCGGAACGACATTCGCGCCAGTCGAGAAAACCGCGAGCAAGTGGAGGAGCAgattctgcagctgcttgaGGACGCGT GCGTCAAAGTCGAGAACGCCGTCTTGACAAACGGCAACCTCCCGACGAGCGCCCCCCTTGCTTAA
- a CDS encoding zinc finger, C3HC4 type (RING finger) domain-containing protein (encoded by transcript BESB_036570) has translation MRPDAAEFYPTSHSSTSPASHCFSYSPAARTPAPAAAAQASPVAASPLCTASPAPSSSAARQLSLPSLSPSPAAASFGPASAASQENERAPRGGRRTRGGGATRGSGAHVIPPHHLFTYKLYSKPSSASRGGGGDRGDSSYSRGNWRANMGHTQQQLFAKERFVLANCRVLVSSEEDAKEALYNPDALVDWGHVVRVEMSSSAEDPVSCPFCLEQPESMLAPAVAKCGHIFCTPCVLRYFDVLARQQQASKAQHGGRSWQRCPLCFEPVARKDLRPALVHQVVPPRVGSRATFCLLSRPASSMAVSLALPFVRAAREACQAKLVLETAPDASSEAAEGTGAAPVPSREAAAVGASAPAPAASSCSAAGTIRGEEAEDDSADEKGDAFHAAFAHNFLPLQCPACATEGAARKNARRRKVHATALGQVVDSAEAGAPAGISQEGWKAMSRASNPSSRGMTRRLCGACLAAIPTAKSASDSAAAAPCPAPPSSSPAGEKTCGRAGDKGQPTPQSEKPTHALPCERTLGVHFARIALTHAPALPWECHLRQLGEARRRDNPRGEACGAPADAASLRALEMAEEFTLMKRDEATGGLCCACADPLQPPAPAAEFPDASPPAAADSEFRSLDSADKDRRENRADGEETNPPAGELEALDWYLRGTQDFERLVDGIQRLKDTRRLLRPQRRANEKEAAPGSGSAAGSAREAESEGTSSSAAPSPCLSSSPSPVSLRLEPCDREAGHQPDLPLLPESHAEALPPSSSSRVGVMCAEGARNKSEKGKGGGPLALSEFYFYQAADGQLCFVHPFFVKCLLHEAGGDEALLPPILREVPVRDVQTISIDEQLRRRFKCLAHLPQMAQASLVDVDLRSMLSPATARVFKEDFRRRAASRRERLLQEEREAAAAASASHAASHSSSFSARPFRFAPAEPLHPPADCSPQTFPSLPGRDASPTEPQGGGGDATAQGEEKEETEREGRRGREREREKGEARGDRGAFSFAAVVRRKEEEQRRLAEQRRQQEHFPSLGASVGPALLREEASRAPPPPAASRWAARATATARTPWGVASGVAARGAARGSRGGVKREGADGLADLNEDALPPRAGGCSLGEVLIFQATKRNAKGKQKAEKSKETVCKAP, from the exons ATGAGGCCGGATGCAGCCGAGTTCTATCCGACTTCCCACTCTTCCACCTCTCCTGCCTCACACTGCTTCTCCTactcgcctgcagctcgaacgcccgcgccggcggcggccgcccagGCCTCTCcggtcgctgcctcgcccctTTGcaccgcgtcgccggcgccttcgtcctcagCTGCTCGCCAGCTGTCTCttccgtcgctgtcgccctctcccgccgctgcctccttcgGGCCTGCATCCGCCGCTAGCCAAGAAAAtgagcgagcgccgcgagggggtcggcgcacgcgcggcgggggggcgacgcggggTAGCGGCGCCCACGTGATTCCTCCGCATCACCTCTTCACATACAAACTGTACAGTAAGCCTTCGTCGGCttcgcggggcggcggaggcgacagaggagacagcagctACTCCAGAGGAAACTGGCGCGCCAACATGGGACATACGCAGCAGCAACTCTTCGCGAAGGAACGCTTCGTGCTCGCGAACTGCCGCGTTCTTGTTTCctcggaggaggacgccaaAGAAGCGTTGTACAATCCAGACGCGCTCGTGG aCTGGGGGCACGTGGTGCGCGTGGAGAtgtccagcagcgccgaggaCCCCGTCAGCTGCCCGTTCTGCCTGGAACAGCCCGAGTCGATgctggcgcccgccgtcgcaAAGTGCGGACACA TCTTTTGCACACCGTGCGTGTTGCGCTACTTCgacgtcctcgcgcgccagcagcaggcgagcaAGGCGCAGCACGGGGGGCGCTCCTGGCAGCGCTGTCCGCTCTGCTTCGAGCCCGTCGCAAGAAAGGACCTCCGCCCAGCTCTCGTCCACCAA GTAGTTCCCCCGCGTGTGGGCTCGCGAGCGAcgttctgtctcctctcgcgccctgcTTCGTCCATGGCAGTGTCTCTCGCGTTGCCATTTgtgcgagcggcgcgcgaggcgtgccAGGCAAAGCTTGTGCTGGAGACGGCGCCCGATGCAAgctcggaggcggcggagggaacAGGCGCGGCACCTGTTCCCTCCCGagaggcggccgctgtcggggcgtccgcccccgcgccggcggcgagttCGTGCTCGGCCGCTGGCACGAttcgcggcgaggaagcagaggacgacAGCGCTGACGAAAAAGGCGATGCGTTCcacgcggccttcgcccACAACTTCTTGCCTCTTCAGTGCCCCGCGTGCGcgacagaaggcgcggcgcggaaaaacgcgcgccgccgaaagGTTCACGCGACGGCGCTAGGGCAGGTGGTGGACTCCGCGGAAGCAGGCGCACCCGCCGGTATAAGTCAAGAGGGCTGGAAGGCGATGTCGCGTGCGTCGAATCCGTCTTCTCGTGGCATGACAAGACGCCTCTGTGGCGCCTGCCTGGCAGCGATCCCGACAGCCAAGTCTGCCTCGGactcggcagcggcggccccGTGCCCTGCTCCAccgtcctcctctcctgcgggagagaagacttgcgggcgcgccggcgataAGGGTCAGCCAACTCCCCAAAGCGAAAAGCCGACGCACGCGCTGCCTTGCGAGAGAACTCTCG GCGTTCACTTCGCTCGCATCGCCTtgacgcacgcgccggcgctgccttgGGAATGTCATCTGCGGCAACTCG gcgaagcgaggcgacgagataacccgcggggcgaggcgtgcggcgcaccggcggacgcagcgagccTGCGAGCGCTGGAGATG GCCGAAGAATTCACTTTAATGAAGCGAGACGAGGCGACTGGCGGGctgtgctgcgcgtgcgccgacCCCCTccagccgcccgcgcctgcggctgagTTTCCtgacgcttcgccgccggcggccgcggattCTGAGTTTCGTTCGCTTGACTCAGCAGACAAAGATAGGCGAGAAAACCGTGCGGACGGGGAGGAAACAAACCCGCCCGCAGGTGAACTCGAGGCGCTGGACTGGTACTTGCGAGGCACTCAA GACTTTGAGCGCTTAGTCGATGGCATCCAGCGCCTGAAGGAcacgcgtcgcctgctgcggccgcagagacgcgcgaacgagaaggaagcggcTCCAGGCAGCGGGTCTGCGGCGGGCTCTGCGAGAGAGGCTGAAAGTGAAGGcacttcttcttccgccgcgccttcgccatgtctttcttcctctccctcccccgtgtcgctgcgcctcgaacCCTGCGACCGCGAAGCAGGACACCAGCCCgatcttcctctccttccagAGAGCCATGCCGAAGCtctgccgccgtcttcttcctctagGGTCGGCGTGATgtgcgcggagggcgcccgcAATAAGAGCGAGAAAGGGAAGGGCGGAGGCCCTTTGGCGCTGTCGGAGTTCTACTTCTACCAAGCGGCAGACGGGCAGCTCTGCTTCGTCCATCCCTTCTTTGTCAA GTGTTTGCTTCACGAGGcagggggcgacgaggctcTCTTGCCTCCAATCCTTCGCGAGGTCCCTGTGCGCGACGTCCAGACGATCTCCATCGATGAGCAGCTTCGGAGGCGATTCAAATGCTTGGCGCACTTGCCTCAAATGGCGCAGGCGTCCCTAGTCGATGTTGATCTCC GCTCGATGCTTTCtccggcgaccgcgcgcgtTTTCAAG GAGGACTtccggcggcgtgcggcgagtcggcgcgagcgcttgctccaggaggagcgcgaggctgcggcggctgcctcggcctcgcacgcggcctcgcacTCGTCCAGCTTCTCCGCTCGCCCGTTCCGCTTTGCGCCAGCGGAGCCGCTCCACCCGCCGGCGGACTGCAGTCCCCAGACGTTTCCTTCGCTGCCCGggcgcgacgcgtcgcccACAGAGCCtcagggggggggcggcgacgcgaccgcacagggcgaggagaaggaggaaacggagcgcgaggggcggcgcgggcgcgagcgggaGCGGGAAAagggcgaggcccgcggagaccgcggcgcgttttccttcgcggccgtcgtccgcaggaaagaagaggagcaGAGACGCCTGGCAGAACAGAGACGCCAGCAGGAACATTTCCCTTCTCTTGGCGCGTCGGTGGGACCAGCTCTCCTTCGCGAGGAGGCTTCCAgagctcctcctccccccgcggcgagtcgctgggcggcgcgagcgaccgcgaccgcgcggacgccgtgGGGGGTCGCGTCAGGGGtcgccgccagaggcgcagcgcgagggagcAGGGGCGGAGTCAAGCGCGAAGGGGCCGACGGCCTCGCAGACCTCAACGAAGAcgccctcccgccgcgagccggGGGCTGCAGCCTCGGGGAAGTGCTTATCTTCCAAGCGACGAAAAGGAATGCAAAGGGCAAGCAGAAAGCTGAGAAATCGAAGGAGACAGTGTGCAAGGCGCCgtag